A DNA window from Drosophila biarmipes strain raj3 chromosome 2R, RU_DBia_V1.1, whole genome shotgun sequence contains the following coding sequences:
- the LOC108030404 gene encoding dynein axonemal assembly factor 3 homolog, with the protein MLWGLSSALDLYEEYLKAFKINDDPLPAEGDASEGAEGAGGDGPQTTVSILICGGADPRHVIKTLAKRYTHRTRPKLKIYVLDGCAEIAARNMLLLGVALEDPESFSLVCKVHLFMDLYGNAVIRPSSHHYMAAKGRTLLQMVTDDETMQRLAPMLNIEGLKYKERDGLEMSFSFWQPHPWNVFEVTKYWEQRSRTLLGTRYDHRNGAFDWDLSMTLKDRGGQQICSQEYRYWRESGVAFVFPEYEQCKPNKTLAAGLVRNGRTFLHRGYVGDIQTGPFCGFGLRTTEERMHHSVHGDNDYRATDITERNLLELFHELQTQTAYEHDPTRSRRYGSVQLLMTPLLNHQEVDAAGQASYDKPWIPVPGVTVHYVSPLEMVQLQQGADRWNNMFDVAFMAYNYYSFLSKDFFKALRTPALFILETKLMTVERKDHVLEFETKAKEVMKQAGLKAAINYQAINAKNMWLKYKKTDTDEPEDEEEAEPECVEGDADGGLAEEYSGLVIEEIPSGNQTVSAIKKEIEAEGPLQPKNTFHSLN; encoded by the coding sequence ATGTTGTGGGGACTCAGTTCGGCGTTGGATCTGTACGAGGAGTACCTGAAGGCCTTCAAGATCAACGATGATCCGCTGCCGGCGGAGGGAGATGCGAGCGAGGGAGCGGAGGGAGCAGGTGGAGATGGTCCGCAGACCACCGTAAGCATCCTCATCTGCGGCGGAGCTGATCCGCGCCATGTGATCAAGACTCTGGCCAAGAGGTACACCCATCGCACTAGACCCAAGCTCAAAATATATGTGCTGGATGGCTGCGCCGAGATTGCAGCCAGGAATATGCTGCTCCTAGGCGTGGCGCTAGAGGACCCCGAATCCTTTAGCCTGGTGTGCAAAGTGCACTTGTTCATGGATCTCTATGGGAATGCGGTAATCCGCCCCAGCTCGCACCACTACATGGCCGCCAAGGGACGCACTCTGCTCCAAATGGTCACCGATGACGAAACAATGCAGCGCCTGGCTCCCATGCTGAATATAGAAGGCCTGAAGTACAAAGAGCGAGATGGCTTGGAAATGTCCTTCAGTTTCTGGCAGCCGCATCCTTGGAATGTCTTCGAGGTGACCAAGTACTGGGAGCAGCGGTCGAGGACTTTGCTGGGCACCCGTTACGATCACCGCAACGGAGCCTTCGACTGGGACCTGAGCATGACCCTCAAGGATCGGGGTGGGCAGCAGATCTGCTCGCAGGAGTACCGCTACTGGCGAGAGTCCGGtgtggcttttgtttttcccgaGTATGAGCAATGCAAGCCGAACAAGACGCTGGCAGCTGGCCTGGTGCGAAACGGACGCACCTTCCTTCATCGTGGCTATGTGGGCGATATCCAAACAGGACCCTTCTGTGGCTTTGGGCTGCGCACCACCGAGGAGCGAATGCATCACTCGGTGCATGGCGACAATGACTACCGTGCCACTGACATAACCGAACGCAATCTCCTCGAACTCTTCCATGAGCTGCAGACCCAGACCGCATACGAACACGATCCCACGCGCTCCCGCCGGTATGGATCCGTCCAGCTGCTGATGACGCCGTTGCTCAATCACCAGGAAGTGGATGCTGCGGGGCAGGCATCCTACGACAAACCGTGGATCCCGGTTCCCGGGGTAACCGTGCACTACGTGTCGCCTTTGGAGATGGTCCAGCTGCAGCAGGGCGCAGACCGCTGGAACAACATGTTCGACGTCGCCTTTATGGCCTATAATTATTACTCCTTCCTGAGCAAGGACTTTTTCAAGGCTCTGCGCACGCCAGCCCTTTTCATCCTGGAGACCAAGCTTATGACCGTGGAGCGCAAAGATCATGTGCTGGAGTTCGAGACCAAGGCCAAGGAGGTAATGAAGCAGGCCGGCCTCAAGGCGGCCATCAACTACCAGGCCATCAATGCCAAGAACATGTGGCTCAAGTACAAGAAGACTGATACAGATGAACCAGAAGATGAGGAGGAAGCTGAGCCGGAATGTGTTGAAGGCGATGCCGATGGGGGTCTTGCTGAAGAGTACTCTGGTCTAGTAATCGAAGAGATTCCGTCCGGTAATCAGACTGTGTCTGCGATTAAAAAGGAAATAGAGGCAGAAGGTCCGCTCCAGCCGAAGAACACTTTCCACAGTCTgaactaa